In a genomic window of Anser cygnoides isolate HZ-2024a breed goose chromosome 28, Taihu_goose_T2T_genome, whole genome shotgun sequence:
- the LOC136787207 gene encoding coiled-coil domain-containing protein 81-like: MLLLLADGVKIEPLNCVQLSRATSFPLHVVKNCVQETILLYCFLLRSKEHVPFAFRDIGVLTCEDGFPCMKFYLDCVKRLGSIAGLVALLHSRMWPAHLTAFSGETTARGIQMIPSFREPSWQAAAEEEEAFPPHPDKLGAGHKAARCGEEAVYQPRDVGKSCEGGDERNRGCGSFAKLSKVPHLAPLSLRSGQGTEQCPPALTVIPFPVSQELPPRPFCLFCVQGVRVAGLGTFGVVREQFHGKEELLLIRRPFFQLDIDELWLEEIYCPTEILPDGVKIEPLNCVQLSRATSFPLHVVKNCVQETILLYCFLLRSKEHVPFAFRDIGVLTCEDGFPCMKFYLDCVKRLGSIAGLVALLHSRMWPAHLTAFSGETTARGIQMIPRFHLTVRRRPEAKASTTSQEEASGERRIRRVSECHPGKLLQRRKKLSLPILTSWEPGTRQQDVEKKPSTRRSGTCLHSGTKQTAHGPRTESYKSKPGQKWLHGKPGLRGRTNRYPSYWQ; the protein is encoded by the exons ATGTTGCTTCTCCTTGCAGATGGTGTCAAGATCGAGCCGCTGAACTGCGTGCAGCTATCGCGAGCCACCTCCTTCCCACTGCACGTGGTGAAGAACTGTGTGCAAGAGACCATCCTCTTGTACTGCTTCCTCCTGAGGAGCAAGGAGCACGTCCCCTTTGCCTTCAGGGACATTGGTGTTTTGACGTGCGAAGATGGTTTCCCGTGCATGAAGTTTTATCTGGACTGTGTCAAACGTCTGGGGAGCATTGCGGGCCTTGTTGCACTGCTCCACAGT AGAATGTGGCCGGCACATCTGACCGCCTTCAGTGGAGAGACCACCGCTCGTGGGATCCAGATGATCCCAAG TTTCAGAGAGCCATCCTGgcaagctgctgcagaggaggaagaagctttccCTCCCCATCCTGACAAGCTGGGAGCCGGGCACAAGGCAGCAAGATGTGGAGAAGAAGCTGTCTACCAG CCAAGGGATGTTGGCAAATCCTGTGAGGGGGGTGACGAAAGAAACAGAGGATGCGGCTCTTTTGCAAAGCTTTCCAAAGTGCCCCACCTTGCCCCATTGTCCctgaggagcgggcagggcACAGAGCAGTGTCCCCCTGCTCTGACAGTCATCCCTTTTCCCGTCTCTCAAGAACTCCCTCCTCggcctttctgtcttttctgtgtgcagGGCGTTCGGGTTGCGGGACTCGGGACCTTTGGTGTTGTCCGAGAGCAGTTCCATGGCAAAGAAGAGCTGCTCTTGATTCGAAGACCTTTCTTCCAGCTGGACATCGATGAGTTGTGGCTGGAGGAGATCTACTGTCCCACTGAGATCCTCCCTG ATGGTGTCAAGATCGAGCCGCTGAACTGCGTGCAGCTATCGCGAGCCACCTCCTTCCCACTGCACGTGGTGAAGAACTGTGTGCAAGAGACCATCCTCTTGTACTGCTTCCTCCTGAGGAGCAAGGAGCACGTCCCCTTTGCCTTCAGGGACATTGGTGTTTTGACGTGCGAAGATGGTTTCCCGTGCATGAAGTTTTATCTGGACTGTGTCAAACGTCTGGGGAGCATTGCGGGCCTTGTTGCACTGCTCCACAGT AGAATGTGGCCGGCACATCTGACCGCCTTCAGTGGAGAGACCACCGCTCGTGGGATCCAGATGATCCCAAG GTTTCATCTGACTGTGAGGAGAAGGCCAGAGGCCAAAGCTTCCACCACCTCACAGGAGGAAGCTTCAGGAGAGCGCAGGATCAGAAGAG TTTCAGAGTGCCATCCTGgcaagctgctgcagaggaggaagaagctttccCTCCCCATCCTGACAAGCTGGGAGCCGGGCACAAGGCAGCAAGATGTGGAGAAGAAGCCGTCTACCAG gaggTCTGGAACCTGTCTTCACAGTGGGACCAAACAGACAGCTCATGGCCCACGTACCGAAAGCTACAAGAGCAAGCCCGGGCAGAAATGGCTGCATGGGAAGCCTGGTCTGAGGGGGAGGACCAACAGATACCCCAGCTACTGGCAGTGA
- the LOC136787206 gene encoding uncharacterized protein — protein MLLLLADGVKIEPLNCVQLSRATSFPLHVVKNCVQETILLYCFLLRSKEHVPFAFRDIGVLTCEDGFPCMKFYLDCVKQNVAGTSDRLQWRDHRSWDPDDPKVSSDCEEKARGQSFHHLTGGSFRRAQDQKSFRVPSWQAAAEEEEAFPPHPDKLGAGHKAARCGEEAVYQEVWNLSSQWDQTDSSWPTYRKRQAQARAEMAAWEAWSEGEDQQIPQLLAVINSAENSSDPLRQGSEGGSDSTANMLGLPVLQPSPGARRSGRGGGRLRTLPQQRSWEQQPSWRDSSLRRSGCGTRDLWCCPRAVPWQRRAALDSKTFLPAGHR, from the exons ATGTTGCTTCTCCTTGCAGATGGTGTCAAGATCGAACCGCTGAACTGCGTGCAGCTGTCGCGAGCCACCTCCTTCCCACTGCACGTGGTGAAGAACTGTGTGCAAGAGACCATCCTCTTGTACTGCTTCCTCCTGAGGAGCAAGGAGCACGTCCCCTTTGCCTTCAGGGACATTGGTGTTTTGACGTGCGAAGATGGTTTCCCGTGCATGAAGTTTTATCTGGACTGTGTCAAAC AGAATGTGGCCGGCACATCTGACCGCCTTCAGTGGAGAGACCACCGCTCGTGGGATCCAGATGATCCCAAG GTTTCATCTGACTGTGAGGAGAAGGCCAGAGGCCAAAGCTTCCACCACCTCACAGGAGGAAGCTTCAGGAGAGCGCAGGATCAGAAGAG TTTCAGAGTGCCATCCTGgcaagctgctgcagaggaggaagaagctttccCTCCCCATCCTGACAAGCTGGGAGCCGGGCACAAGGCAGCAAGATGTGGAGAAGAAGCCGTCTACCAG gaggTCTGGAACCTGTCTTCACAGTGGGACCAAACAGACAGCTCATGGCCCACGTACCGAAAGCGACAAGCGCAAGCCCGGGCAGAAATGGCTGCATGGGAAGCCTGGTCCGAGGGGGAGGACCAACAGATACCCCAGCTACTGGCAGTGATCAACAGCGCTGAGAACAGCAGCGATCCTCTCCGCCAGGGCTCCGAGGGCGGCAG CGATTCAACAGCCAACATGCTTGGACTCCCCgtcctccagcccagcccaggagcaAGGAGGTCAGGAAGAGGTGGAGGAAGGCTGAGaaccctgccccagcagaggagttgggagcagcagccaagcTGGAGAGACTCCAGCCTGA GGCGTTCGGGTTGCGGGACTCGGGACCTTTGGTGTTGTCCGAGAGCAGTTCCATGGCAAAGAAGAGCTGCTCTTGATTCAAAGACCTTTCTTCCAGCTGGACATCGATGA